A stretch of the Planktothricoides raciborskii GIHE-MW2 genome encodes the following:
- a CDS encoding cytochrome c biogenesis protein CcdA, whose protein sequence is MINSLETQLYHLQQLANNLVTNQITHLTFVSVGVIFLAGLLTSLTPCMLSMLPITIGYIGGYETKNRLEAAAQSAWFSLGLATTLAALGIAAATLGKVYGQVGIGLPILVSAIAILMGLNLLEALPIQLPSFDGMQWISQDLPKGIRSYLLGLTFGLVASPCSTPVLATLLAWVSTSQDLILGGVLLLAYAAGYVSPLILAGTFTASIKKLLELRKWSSWITPVSGALLVGFGVFTLLFRLLPVA, encoded by the coding sequence ATGATTAACTCCCTAGAAACACAACTTTATCACCTGCAACAACTGGCAAACAACCTGGTCACGAACCAAATCACCCATTTAACTTTTGTCAGTGTTGGGGTCATTTTTCTGGCGGGTTTACTCACCAGTTTAACCCCTTGTATGCTTTCCATGTTGCCAATTACCATTGGCTATATTGGCGGTTATGAAACTAAAAATCGCCTGGAAGCAGCGGCCCAGTCTGCCTGGTTTTCCCTGGGACTCGCCACCACCCTAGCGGCTTTAGGAATTGCCGCCGCGACGTTGGGCAAAGTCTATGGACAAGTTGGCATTGGTTTGCCAATTCTGGTTAGCGCGATCGCCATTTTAATGGGTTTAAACTTACTCGAAGCCTTACCCATTCAACTGCCATCATTTGACGGAATGCAGTGGATTTCCCAAGACTTACCGAAAGGCATTCGTTCTTACTTACTCGGTCTAACCTTTGGCTTAGTGGCTTCTCCTTGTAGTACCCCGGTTTTAGCCACATTATTAGCTTGGGTTTCCACCAGCCAAGACCTCATCTTAGGCGGGGTATTGCTATTAGCTTATGCCGCTGGTTATGTTTCCCCATTAATTTTAGCAGGAACTTTTACCGCCAGCATCAAAAAACTCTTAGAATTAAGAAAATGGTCTAGTTGGATTACTCCAGTCAGCGGCGCATTATTAGTCGGATTTGGGGTGTTTACCCTGTTATTTAGACTCTTGCCCGTAGCTTAA
- a CDS encoding phage tail sheath C-terminal domain-containing protein produces the protein MPLDYFAPGVYIEEVDRGNRPIEGVNLSVPGFIGFTEDVRGDAETFKPMLVTTWDQYLEYFGKPGSDGFTDFGAYLPFAVQGWFLNGGGRCWVTSLGSRLPGAAAPTAQETATKLLTSSGVTALLFNVKGAAAAGDEAALPAVTGQLTVAIESDTPIQPEDDSEPPLDTGEYFKVTVKRGDETLESFSNLTMKEEVAAEVGSYVLTALADSQYLNVELAAGLPAVSALSKRPANGVYQVSPPAAYITDVNQLPRELQGNRSDRKGVQGIFEIDDVSIIACPDLMLLYQQNLINLDQLHGIMEMMLSMCENSAPSPPYRMAVIDPPPVKPGKNDNKAIPPEQQKPQDVATWLSMFNRRSMFGALYYPWVKVANPRNGGRPIFVPPCGHMMGVWCRTDETRGLFKAPANETPRGVIGLAYETNFREQELLNPLGINCIRNFANFNRGIKIWGARTLVEPDNIQWRYIPVRRLMSYIEKSIEIGTQWVVFEPNDEALWGRVSQTVSSFLTGLWREGALVGSNVSESFYVKCDGDLNTPDTMMKGRLYIEVGVAPVRPAEFVIFRISQWAPGQYGQ, from the coding sequence ATGCCTTTGGATTATTTTGCCCCTGGTGTCTACATCGAAGAAGTAGACCGGGGGAATCGACCGATAGAAGGAGTTAACCTGAGTGTTCCTGGCTTTATCGGCTTTACCGAAGATGTACGCGGTGACGCGGAAACCTTCAAACCGATGTTAGTCACTACTTGGGATCAGTATTTAGAATATTTTGGCAAACCCGGATCCGATGGGTTTACCGACTTTGGCGCGTATCTACCCTTTGCTGTTCAAGGTTGGTTCCTGAATGGTGGCGGTCGTTGCTGGGTCACGAGTCTTGGCAGCCGACTACCGGGTGCGGCGGCGCCAACGGCTCAAGAAACCGCCACGAAACTATTAACATCTTCCGGCGTTACGGCTCTATTGTTTAATGTCAAAGGAGCAGCCGCTGCTGGAGATGAAGCCGCATTACCCGCAGTCACCGGACAACTGACCGTGGCGATCGAAAGCGACACCCCGATCCAGCCAGAAGACGACAGCGAACCACCTTTAGACACTGGCGAATACTTTAAGGTGACAGTGAAGCGGGGCGACGAAACCCTGGAAAGCTTCAGCAACCTAACCATGAAAGAAGAAGTAGCCGCTGAAGTTGGCAGCTATGTACTCACCGCTTTAGCCGATTCGCAATATCTGAATGTGGAATTAGCAGCAGGACTGCCCGCAGTGTCAGCCCTATCCAAGCGGCCCGCCAATGGAGTCTATCAAGTCAGCCCACCGGCAGCTTATATTACTGACGTGAATCAGCTACCGCGAGAACTGCAAGGAAATCGCAGCGATCGCAAAGGCGTCCAAGGCATATTTGAAATTGATGATGTCTCCATCATTGCCTGTCCCGACCTGATGCTGCTTTACCAACAAAATCTAATCAACCTAGATCAACTCCACGGCATCATGGAAATGATGCTCAGTATGTGCGAAAACTCCGCACCCAGCCCACCGTATCGCATGGCCGTCATCGACCCACCGCCAGTCAAACCGGGCAAAAACGACAACAAAGCCATTCCCCCAGAACAGCAAAAACCCCAAGATGTCGCCACCTGGTTAAGTATGTTTAACCGGCGCTCCATGTTTGGCGCACTCTACTATCCTTGGGTTAAAGTGGCCAACCCCCGCAACGGTGGACGCCCGATTTTCGTTCCTCCTTGCGGACACATGATGGGCGTATGGTGCCGCACCGACGAAACACGCGGTCTATTCAAAGCCCCCGCGAACGAAACCCCACGGGGTGTCATTGGTCTAGCCTACGAAACCAACTTCCGGGAACAAGAACTCCTCAACCCCCTCGGCATCAACTGCATCCGCAACTTTGCCAACTTCAACCGGGGCATTAAAATTTGGGGCGCTCGCACCCTCGTTGAACCGGACAACATCCAATGGCGCTATATTCCCGTTCGCCGCTTAATGAGCTACATCGAAAAATCCATTGAAATTGGCACTCAATGGGTAGTCTTTGAACCCAACGACGAAGCCCTCTGGGGTCGAGTCAGTCAGACCGTTTCCAGCTTCTTAACTGGGCTATGGCGTGAAGGGGCTTTAGTGGGCAGCAACGTCAGTGAATCCTTCTATGTCAAGTGCGACGGGGATCTCAATACCCCAGACACCATGATGAAAGGACGCCTCTATATCGAAGTGGGTGTCGCCCCTGTGCGTCCAGCGGAATTTGTCATCTTCCGCATCAGTCAGTGGGCTCCTGGCCAATATGGCCAATAA
- a CDS encoding phage tail protein has product MADLLTISSNRFSFKYGGTEYPLLKVSGINIQAKTAGHGKPIASTAKAQMTRNTTSTGYYNNQDVTITAVIEDKNKKLFDLFKKGMPATYGGDGKWSQCFTDGSIEIFDADAKLVITYNLKQCQMVGYEVSEFNVGGQDFLTETFTLNVESVERKQS; this is encoded by the coding sequence ATGGCAGACCTGCTTACTATTTCTTCTAACAGGTTTTCATTTAAATATGGTGGCACCGAGTATCCACTCTTGAAAGTTAGCGGCATTAATATTCAAGCCAAAACCGCTGGTCACGGTAAGCCGATCGCCTCTACAGCCAAAGCCCAGATGACCAGAAACACCACTTCAACTGGGTACTACAACAACCAAGATGTCACCATTACCGCCGTTATTGAAGATAAGAATAAAAAACTATTTGACCTCTTCAAAAAAGGGATGCCAGCCACTTATGGCGGCGATGGCAAATGGAGTCAATGTTTTACCGATGGTTCCATAGAAATCTTTGATGCCGACGCTAAATTAGTCATCACCTACAACCTGAAACAATGTCAGATGGTAGGTTATGAAGTTTCTGAATTTAATGTTGGCGGTCAAGACTTTTTAACGGAAACATTCACCCTGAATGTAGAAAGCGTTGAGCGCAAACAAAGTTAA
- a CDS encoding DUF4255 domain-containing protein, whose product MSNYLAIPTVTAALQRVLQEAIQIDIDGTRVTMARPANAGSATPERGVNLYLYQTTPNPIWQKNADARSRSQTSRDSKQNRTAWDLNYLISFYGNDMDLEPQRIMGSVIRALNDRAILDKDSILETIADETFPYLASSDLDQQVEQIIFTPLNLSLEDLSKIWSVFFQTPYALSLAYKASVVILEGEQVSKKALPVRLRGLAAVPFGYSPIVDRVISRVGPGEPILKDSTLLIQGRNLKASTTLVRIGELELTPQEVTENQIILPLSSVPDDVLMPGVQSLQVIHRITQRLNVIPVYGAAATEGEQAATNLYHSPDNKSYQSLESNAAPFVLRPTVLKATVSNLQGREEPTRSAQIKVRVNLTVGKKQRVVLILNEKSIENPNAYLFDAPVRRTNQNTIAIPVENVKPGEYLVRLQIDGAESLLTVDTDPNSKTFQWYKEPRILVR is encoded by the coding sequence ATGAGTAATTATTTAGCCATTCCGACTGTCACCGCCGCTTTGCAGCGAGTTTTGCAGGAGGCGATTCAAATTGACATCGATGGCACCAGGGTGACAATGGCTCGACCAGCGAATGCAGGCAGTGCGACCCCCGAACGCGGTGTGAATCTGTATTTGTATCAAACGACGCCAAATCCAATTTGGCAAAAGAATGCAGATGCGCGATCGCGATCGCAGACCAGCAGAGATAGTAAGCAAAACCGCACCGCTTGGGATTTGAATTATCTGATTAGTTTCTACGGCAATGATATGGATCTGGAACCGCAACGGATCATGGGGAGTGTGATTCGGGCGTTGAACGATCGCGCGATTTTGGATAAAGACTCTATCCTAGAAACCATTGCCGATGAAACTTTTCCTTATTTAGCCAGTTCTGACTTAGATCAACAGGTGGAGCAAATTATCTTCACGCCGCTGAATTTATCTTTGGAAGATTTATCAAAAATTTGGTCGGTATTTTTCCAAACTCCCTACGCTTTATCCTTAGCTTATAAAGCCAGCGTGGTGATTTTGGAAGGGGAACAAGTCAGCAAAAAAGCTTTGCCGGTGCGTCTTCGCGGGCTGGCAGCGGTGCCGTTTGGTTATTCCCCGATAGTGGATCGGGTGATTTCTCGAGTCGGGCCGGGGGAACCCATTCTTAAAGATAGTACCTTATTAATTCAAGGGAGAAATCTGAAAGCTTCCACTACCCTAGTCCGCATTGGGGAATTGGAACTCACCCCCCAGGAGGTGACGGAAAATCAGATTATTTTACCCTTGAGTTCAGTACCCGATGATGTCTTGATGCCTGGGGTGCAAAGTTTACAGGTGATTCATCGGATTACACAACGTCTAAATGTAATTCCGGTCTATGGTGCGGCAGCGACCGAGGGTGAACAAGCGGCGACAAATTTGTATCATTCCCCAGACAATAAATCGTATCAGTCTTTGGAGTCGAATGCCGCGCCGTTTGTTTTGCGTCCCACAGTTCTGAAAGCTACGGTTTCTAATTTGCAGGGTCGGGAAGAACCAACGCGATCGGCCCAAATCAAAGTGCGGGTGAATTTGACTGTGGGCAAAAAGCAGCGGGTGGTGCTAATTTTAAATGAGAAATCCATCGAAAATCCCAATGCTTATTTGTTTGATGCCCCAGTCCGGCGCACCAATCAAAATACGATCGCAATTCCGGTGGAAAATGTTAAACCAGGGGAATATTTGGTGCGGTTGCAAATTGATGGGGCGGAAAGTCTTCTGACTGTGGATACAGACCCGAATAGTAAGACATTTCAATGGTATAAAGAGCCGAGGATTTTAGTCCGCTAA
- a CDS encoding ATP-binding protein, which translates to MNWQEENQKYLMGAIARVQEALELMINQNPGQVKLPTLPPSQFSQPTALETVCKSFQLSPFERDLLVLCAAVEFDAQFAGLCAQAQHNEQKIYPTFSLALAIFPGGHWDALSPINPLRKWRLIEVGVARTLATSPLRIDERILHYLVGVNYLDERLHGIVEPLSPEFYVEVGENGISPLLLVSSHQELAQEIVASWGQSYAEFGRFPVLQLCGMEPASKQAIAAKACADLGLNLLVMSADALPADQTQQNLLKSLCDREYILNKSAIFLDCDHLESNEAWREATVARFIDTIKCPLIVSSRDRRTQRQRPLITLEVTHPTAREQRIVWQNALGDMATQLNGHIESLVAHFNLSPSAINSACLQAKGIINQKLENHQINQNIYQTSQPENFAQTEPTETTELQEKIHHQLWQTCRLQARLKMDELAQRIDTNATWDDLILPEKEKQVLQECYAQVKQRVKVYEQWGFGDKSGRGLGISALFAGSSGTGKTMAAEILAKQLQLDLYRIDLSSIVSKYIGETEKNLRRVFDAAEGGGAILLFDEADALFGKRSDVKDSHDRYANIEVGYLLQRMEAYRGLAILTTNLKNSIDQAFLRRIRFVVQFPFPDINQRGEIWQRIFPEKTPTEGLAFKKLAKLNVAGGNIRNIAINAAFLAAEAGEPVMMKHILEATKSEYIKIERTLTESEIRGWL; encoded by the coding sequence ATGAACTGGCAAGAAGAAAATCAAAAGTATTTGATGGGTGCGATCGCGCGGGTGCAAGAGGCATTAGAACTAATGATTAACCAGAATCCTGGTCAAGTTAAATTGCCGACTTTGCCTCCTAGCCAGTTCAGCCAACCGACGGCGTTAGAAACGGTCTGTAAATCTTTCCAACTTTCCCCTTTTGAAAGGGATTTATTAGTATTATGTGCGGCGGTAGAATTTGATGCTCAATTTGCCGGACTTTGTGCCCAAGCCCAACATAATGAGCAAAAAATTTATCCGACTTTTAGTTTAGCTTTGGCCATATTTCCGGGGGGACATTGGGATGCTCTGAGTCCGATAAATCCCCTGCGAAAATGGCGATTAATTGAAGTGGGTGTGGCCAGAACTTTGGCCACGAGTCCCCTGCGAATTGATGAGCGAATTTTACATTATTTGGTGGGGGTTAATTATTTAGATGAACGCTTGCATGGCATTGTTGAACCTTTAAGTCCAGAGTTTTATGTTGAGGTAGGGGAGAACGGCATTTCGCCCCTACTGTTGGTTTCGTCTCATCAAGAGTTGGCGCAAGAAATTGTCGCTAGTTGGGGGCAAAGTTATGCCGAATTTGGCCGCTTTCCAGTGTTACAATTATGTGGGATGGAACCGGCTAGTAAACAGGCGATCGCGGCTAAAGCTTGTGCAGACCTTGGCCTAAATTTATTGGTGATGTCAGCAGATGCTTTACCAGCGGATCAAACCCAACAAAATTTACTGAAAAGTTTGTGCGATCGCGAATATATTTTAAATAAAAGTGCCATATTTCTCGACTGCGACCACTTAGAAAGTAATGAAGCATGGAGAGAGGCAACCGTAGCCCGTTTTATTGATACGATTAAATGTCCTTTAATAGTCAGTAGTCGCGATCGGCGCACCCAACGGCAACGCCCCCTAATTACCCTAGAAGTCACTCATCCCACAGCCCGCGAACAACGCATAGTTTGGCAAAATGCCTTGGGTGATATGGCCACTCAACTCAATGGCCATATTGAATCTTTAGTCGCCCATTTTAACCTCAGTCCTTCGGCGATTAATTCTGCTTGTTTGCAAGCCAAAGGAATCATCAATCAAAAACTAGAAAATCATCAAATCAATCAAAACATATATCAAACAAGTCAACCCGAAAATTTTGCCCAAACTGAACCTACAGAAACTACAGAACTTCAGGAAAAAATTCATCATCAACTGTGGCAAACTTGTCGCCTTCAAGCCCGATTAAAAATGGATGAATTAGCCCAACGCATCGACACAAACGCCACTTGGGATGACTTAATTTTGCCGGAAAAAGAGAAACAAGTTTTGCAAGAATGCTACGCCCAAGTCAAACAACGAGTAAAAGTTTATGAACAATGGGGTTTTGGGGACAAAAGTGGCCGAGGCTTAGGCATTAGTGCCTTATTTGCCGGGTCTAGTGGCACGGGAAAAACAATGGCAGCGGAAATTTTAGCCAAACAATTACAACTCGACCTTTATCGAATTGATTTAAGTTCAATTGTCAGTAAATATATTGGCGAAACCGAGAAAAACTTGCGGCGGGTTTTTGATGCTGCTGAAGGGGGCGGCGCGATATTATTATTTGATGAAGCTGATGCTTTATTTGGCAAAAGGTCTGATGTTAAAGATAGTCACGATCGCTATGCCAATATTGAAGTGGGCTATCTCTTGCAGCGCATGGAAGCCTATCGGGGTTTAGCCATTCTCACCACTAACTTAAAAAATTCCATTGACCAAGCATTTTTGCGCCGGATTAGATTTGTGGTGCAATTTCCTTTCCCAGATATCAATCAACGGGGAGAAATTTGGCAGCGCATTTTCCCCGAAAAAACCCCAACGGAAGGATTAGCGTTTAAGAAGTTAGCCAAACTGAATGTAGCCGGAGGAAATATCCGCAATATTGCCATAAATGCGGCATTTTTAGCCGCTGAAGCCGGGGAACCTGTGATGATGAAACATATTTTAGAAGCGACGAAAAGTGAATATATAAAAATTGAGCGCACCCTGACCGAAAGTGAGATTAGAGGATGGCTTTAG
- a CDS encoding Uma2 family endonuclease, whose product MADNTEQYEWIVRLVTNLKHLLKDEVAFVAGDLLWYPVEVEEPPAPRQAPDAMVALGRPAGYRGSYKQWEEDNIAPQVVFEILSPSNTRREMAEKQKFYEDYGVLESYYYDLERKDFWGFVRSQPDDICTLITALYLPWTSPLLQIRFELMEDGLAVFHPNGEPFAEPETMFLERDAARLAEQEAQAERDRALLREEQTQAKLNQALAKLQELGIDPDTL is encoded by the coding sequence ATGGCCGATAATACAGAACAATATGAATGGATTGTGCGTTTGGTGACAAATCTGAAGCATTTATTAAAAGATGAAGTAGCGTTTGTAGCCGGAGATTTGCTGTGGTATCCCGTGGAAGTAGAGGAACCACCGGCACCCCGCCAAGCGCCAGATGCAATGGTGGCTTTGGGTCGTCCTGCGGGATATCGCGGCAGCTATAAGCAATGGGAAGAAGACAACATTGCCCCGCAAGTAGTATTTGAGATTCTCTCACCAAGCAACACCCGTCGGGAAATGGCGGAAAAGCAAAAATTTTATGAAGACTACGGGGTTTTAGAGAGTTATTACTATGACCTCGAACGCAAAGATTTCTGGGGATTTGTGCGATCGCAGCCTGATGATATTTGCACCTTGATTACCGCGTTGTATTTGCCTTGGACATCGCCGTTATTGCAGATTAGATTTGAACTAATGGAGGATGGGTTAGCGGTGTTTCATCCCAATGGCGAACCTTTTGCTGAACCGGAAACCATGTTTCTGGAAAGAGATGCCGCCCGACTCGCAGAACAAGAGGCACAAGCTGAACGCGATCGGGCACTGTTGCGGGAAGAACAAACTCAAGCCAAACTCAATCAAGCCTTAGCAAAACTTCAGGAGTTGGGCATCGATCCCGATACCCTCTAG
- a CDS encoding phage tail protein: protein MPDTVGEPLSQARFQFKADNLDEGLLVESVSGLKLTIPVTQSDGPLGVTKGSKVNRQAAPSAVESHDITIKFITSSKNPKAVSDWFYDSHSTPDVGGATKTKGKNQVATITVFKQDGTESAQWEFKGVMPMTYAMSDFDAAGNQSLTETVTFAYEYLMRKK, encoded by the coding sequence ATGCCAGATACCGTAGGCGAACCGCTATCCCAGGCTAGGTTTCAATTTAAAGCAGATAATCTCGATGAGGGTCTCTTAGTCGAATCTGTTTCTGGCTTGAAATTGACCATTCCGGTGACTCAATCTGATGGGCCATTGGGGGTGACTAAGGGGAGTAAAGTTAACCGACAAGCCGCTCCTTCCGCCGTAGAATCCCACGATATCACGATCAAATTTATTACCTCTAGTAAAAACCCCAAAGCCGTTTCTGATTGGTTTTATGATTCCCATTCGACCCCTGATGTGGGTGGGGCAACCAAAACCAAAGGAAAAAATCAAGTTGCAACCATTACAGTTTTTAAACAAGATGGCACCGAGTCAGCCCAGTGGGAATTTAAAGGGGTGATGCCTATGACTTATGCCATGTCAGACTTTGATGCAGCAGGCAACCAATCCCTGACAGAAACCGTCACCTTTGCTTATGAATATTTGATGCGTAAGAAATAG
- a CDS encoding DUF4255 domain-containing protein produces MIPAVAQSLAEILAGNASSIATEQIDFDHPTVDRGIGSRLNLYCYELRPHEQRQSHQQIPDKTSQKSEAILWFDLSFLITAWDATAIGEQHLLSEALKMLLSHHCLPQEVLPIALRGSTIVPIDISTIDLNQTIALWNALGVPLRPALYVTVTIPMPVATDLPLYVEMSQLPTVPSN; encoded by the coding sequence ATGATTCCTGCGGTTGCTCAGAGTTTGGCAGAAATCCTGGCTGGTAATGCCTCTTCAATTGCTACGGAGCAAATTGACTTCGACCACCCCACAGTGGATCGGGGGATCGGCTCACGGCTGAACTTATATTGTTATGAACTTCGACCCCATGAACAGAGGCAGTCACATCAGCAAATACCCGACAAAACCAGCCAGAAATCAGAGGCGATCCTTTGGTTTGACCTATCGTTTTTGATTACCGCCTGGGATGCCACAGCGATCGGCGAGCAGCATCTGCTTTCAGAAGCACTCAAGATGCTATTAAGCCACCATTGCTTACCCCAGGAAGTTCTGCCGATCGCGCTCCGAGGTTCTACGATTGTCCCCATCGATATTTCTACCATCGATCTGAATCAGACCATCGCCCTCTGGAATGCTCTGGGTGTACCGCTCCGTCCCGCCTTATATGTCACCGTGACAATTCCTATGCCAGTGGCAACAGACTTGCCATTGTATGTGGAAATGTCGCAACTGCCAACCGTGCCAAGCAATTAA
- a CDS encoding DUF6760 family protein, translated as MRNSTIFEFTLPKGFLDAEGSIHQVGMMRLATGEDEIYVQKHPQVRQNPAYAMLVMLSRLIDDFGHLSVVTPEMLEQLFLIDLLYLRDFFAQIHQPLDVVSGGKVFGYPLEQLYQEVALIAFYFHWSLDDILSLEHSERSRWVQLISQLHK; from the coding sequence ATGAGGAATTCGACAATATTTGAGTTTACCCTGCCCAAGGGATTTTTGGATGCAGAGGGAAGTATTCATCAAGTCGGGATGATGCGACTCGCTACGGGTGAGGATGAAATTTATGTGCAAAAGCATCCCCAAGTTAGGCAAAATCCAGCTTATGCGATGTTGGTGATGTTGTCCCGGTTAATTGATGATTTCGGGCATTTATCGGTGGTGACTCCCGAAATGTTGGAACAGCTTTTTTTAATCGATCTCCTCTATTTGCGGGACTTTTTTGCTCAGATTCACCAGCCTTTGGATGTGGTGTCGGGTGGGAAAGTTTTCGGCTACCCCTTGGAGCAATTATACCAAGAGGTAGCTTTGATTGCTTTTTATTTTCATTGGTCTTTAGATGATATTTTAAGTTTGGAACATTCCGAGCGATCGCGCTGGGTGCAGTTGATTTCCCAACTGCATAAATGA
- a CDS encoding cytochrome c biogenesis protein gives MNLNESKDSVPSENPPENSAPKNWTAKQLLRKVLLIIGDLRLAIILLLAIAFFSISGTVIEQGESLQFYQANYPENPALFGFLTWKVVKTVGLDHVYKTWWFLSILILFGSSLTACTFTHQFPALKAAQTWKFYEKPRQYEKLALSTQLSGGHLNELEQVLQNRRYRVFREGNKIYARKGIIGKIGPIIVHASMLIILAGAIWGTLTGIMAQQLIPSGDSFSINNIIDAGPLAQLNVFKDWSVKVNRFWIEYQEDGKIDQFYSDLSVLDNQQQEVDRQTIYVNKPLRYRGVTLYQTDWGIAGIKVRLNNSPVLQLPMGELKTGSKTRVWGTWIPTKTDLSDGVSVIAIDLQGTVLLYGNDGKLIGTARTGSAIEVNGISLTIVDLVGSTGLQIKSDPGIPIVYTGFGLLMLGVMMSYVSHSQIWALQKDGKCYIGGRTNRALVTFEREVLQILEQLNQPPSEGSSLETSSVGI, from the coding sequence ATGAACTTAAACGAATCTAAAGACTCTGTACCCTCAGAAAATCCGCCGGAAAATTCAGCACCCAAAAATTGGACAGCTAAACAATTGCTCCGCAAAGTATTACTGATTATTGGCGATTTACGATTAGCGATTATCTTACTATTAGCGATCGCCTTTTTTAGCATCTCTGGCACCGTCATAGAACAAGGAGAATCCCTACAGTTTTATCAAGCCAACTATCCCGAAAACCCAGCCTTATTTGGCTTCCTCACCTGGAAAGTAGTTAAAACTGTTGGCCTGGATCATGTTTATAAAACCTGGTGGTTTCTCTCTATTTTAATCTTATTTGGTTCCAGCTTAACCGCTTGTACCTTTACCCATCAATTCCCTGCCCTCAAAGCAGCCCAAACCTGGAAATTTTATGAAAAACCCAGACAATATGAAAAATTAGCCCTCAGTACCCAACTCAGTGGCGGCCATCTCAACGAACTGGAACAAGTATTACAAAATCGGCGCTATCGCGTATTTCGAGAAGGCAATAAAATTTATGCCCGCAAAGGCATAATCGGCAAAATTGGCCCAATTATTGTCCATGCCAGTATGTTGATTATTTTGGCGGGGGCAATTTGGGGCACCCTCACGGGAATTATGGCCCAACAATTAATCCCCAGTGGGGATAGTTTCAGCATTAATAATATTATCGATGCGGGGCCATTGGCGCAATTAAATGTATTTAAAGATTGGTCAGTCAAAGTCAATCGATTCTGGATTGAATACCAAGAAGATGGCAAGATTGACCAGTTTTATTCTGACTTATCTGTATTGGATAATCAACAACAAGAAGTCGATCGCCAAACTATTTATGTAAACAAGCCCTTACGCTATCGGGGCGTAACCCTTTACCAAACCGATTGGGGCATTGCCGGGATTAAAGTCCGGCTGAATAATAGCCCAGTTTTGCAATTACCAATGGGTGAATTAAAAACCGGAAGTAAGACCAGAGTTTGGGGGACTTGGATTCCCACCAAAACCGATTTAAGTGATGGAGTTTCCGTGATTGCCATTGACTTACAAGGCACGGTTTTACTCTATGGCAACGATGGCAAATTGATCGGCACTGCCCGCACCGGCAGCGCGATCGAAGTCAATGGTATCAGCCTCACCATTGTCGATTTAGTAGGCAGTACCGGCTTACAAATTAAAAGCGATCCGGGCATTCCCATTGTTTACACCGGCTTTGGTTTACTGATGCTAGGAGTAATGATGAGTTACGTCTCTCACTCCCAAATTTGGGCCTTACAAAAAGACGGCAAATGTTATATTGGCGGTCGGACAAACCGGGCTTTAGTCACCTTTGAGCGGGAAGTTTTACAAATTTTAGAACAACTCAACCAACCCCCGTCCGAAGGCAGTTCCCTAGAAACGAGTTCCGTGGGCATTTAA
- a CDS encoding phage tail protein, translating into MGKFPEVLAKCRFFLELKLDGSDESVDGYFMECSGFKVTQDIIEATEVTPQKWGKSKKGLVVTTKIPGNVKYNNLILRRGLTCSMTLWNWLQAVQEGKWGEKRKDGSLVIYDQGAQAQFRLEFKNAWPVSYTISDLAVTSGEFEIEEMEVAVEELKRVKL; encoded by the coding sequence GTGGGCAAATTTCCCGAAGTTTTAGCCAAATGTCGCTTTTTTTTAGAACTGAAACTTGATGGCAGCGATGAGTCAGTGGATGGCTATTTTATGGAATGTAGCGGCTTTAAAGTGACTCAGGATATTATCGAAGCCACTGAGGTGACGCCGCAAAAGTGGGGCAAATCTAAAAAAGGCTTAGTGGTGACTACAAAAATCCCTGGCAATGTGAAATATAATAATCTAATATTGCGTCGAGGGCTGACTTGTTCGATGACCCTATGGAATTGGTTACAAGCCGTACAAGAAGGGAAGTGGGGGGAGAAAAGAAAGGATGGGTCTTTAGTGATTTATGACCAAGGGGCTCAAGCGCAGTTTAGATTAGAATTTAAAAATGCTTGGCCAGTCAGTTATACGATTTCTGACCTGGCTGTCACTTCTGGAGAGTTTGAAATTGAAGAAATGGAAGTGGCAGTGGAAGAGCTAAAAAGAGTAAAATTATAA